Within the Medicago truncatula cultivar Jemalong A17 chromosome 4, MtrunA17r5.0-ANR, whole genome shotgun sequence genome, the region TCAACTACCTACAAAAAGTCATACATTAATTGAACATGTTCAATGGTTGTTAACAGTTGTATGCTTCCACTAGGTGCATTTAATATGACTTTGAATTGTGTGAGATGTTCTACTAGTAATTGACAGATTTTCCAGGTTGGTGTTTTCCTATAAAATTTGACTCTATTGAAGAGGTgtttgtttttagattttcaacacaaagtttgaaatattcatttattatgatatgattattttatctcatttgCCTTGATTACAAGATGTGATTGTGACAGAGGATTAGTTAGGCAAACAGCAGTTGACAAAAGAATAATTGTAGGTCTATCATCTCCACTTTAGAGTATTTAGTTAATAAAAACATCCATTTTctataaattgataaaaaaaagttatagggattaaaaagaGATCTATAATTTTATAGtatttgtaaattgtaatataaaaacacaataaacaTACATGTAACTGATAAAAAATAGTGGTTGTAactttcaaatttgaatatgaTAGGTAAAtagaaacaatatttttcttaaaaatctaCAATATGATAGTGAGTGATATACTAGTATGGATTAGAATGAAAAAGGAATGATGTgacaaaaactgaaaaattacCTCCTTGTGATCAACAGGAACAGAAGGATATAATCTGAGAGTTTCAGATAAACAAGCATGCAAATAGTCCATCTTTTTTATCTCTTCAGGCCTAAATATCAAAGAATTTTCAAATTCTTCCTTCTTTATATCATTTCTCTGACTCACCACCTTGCATATCTCTTCTAATATCTTCTCCTCCACTTCATGATTCTGATcaagtaaccaaaaaaaccaACTCAAAGCCACAGAAGAAGTGTCTCTCCCAGCTAGTataaaattcacacatatatccCTCAGAAACTTATCTGAATAAGCACTTCCATTCTCATCCTTCATCTTCATAAAAACAGTTAACAAATCTGacctttgtttcttttcatcaACTTCCAAAGATAGTTCCTTTTTTCTAGTCCTTATGACATTCATTGCAAATTCATCAACCCCTTTAATTGATTTCTTGAGTTTTCTTTCTACACCTAAGTTAAGAAGCCTCATGAACTTCCAAGCACACGTAGGCATAACGAAACGAAGCACGGTGGCTTCTGTTGCATCCTCAAAGGCTTTTGCAAATGGTATCTCAGGAAGTTTTTGACTCAAACAACCAGGATCAACACCAAAAGCTATCATACAAACATTGTCAAAAGTTAGTCTTAAAAGAATGTCTTGAAGATCTGTGACAGCCCTTTTATCAACTGATTCATCTAAAACAGGTAAAAGCCTTGAATGAACAAGCTCAAACAAAGAATCAGTTGTTAAATTTCTGAACTTGGTCGAATGAAACTCGATGCTcgctgtttttctttgtttttgccATATTTCATCATCTGCACTGAATATACCATCTCCAAGTAAGTCCCTTACCATGTTTCTAAAGTAAGTTCCTTTAGGAAAGTTGATGAATTTGGTTTTGAGAAGGTGTTCGAGGTTTCGAGGATCAGAAGTGACTATGCAGTTAAGGCTGCTGAAAGAAGGACCTTTGAATCTAAAAGTCCCATTTTGTTTGTTAAGAATGTCTGTGATCCATTCATACAAATTAGTCCTTAGACCATTGATCAAAGAAGGTAACATGCCAAGAAAAGGCCAAATAGGTAGGCCATGATGGTTTTTTTGTCTAAGAGAATGAATGATTATGAAGAGAGTAATTGCAATGAGAATTTCTAGGATTTGGATGTCTTGTAAGAGGGAGAGACTAATGGAATAGATCATGTTGAAGTTGAAGTTTGCGGCGGCGAGaggggaggaggaggaggaggaggaggaggagttggAGGAGGTAAAGTTGATATTGGATGATTTGGTCATGGTGTTTGAAAGATAAGGAATGTGAAAATGCATGTTTAATCAGTTTGTAAGGACTAATAATAATGGTGTTGGGCATAAGTAATATATGTAAGTTAGTTATAACATATGAGGTATGTTTTCTTGGCGTGGTTGATTTTGCATAAGTGGTTTGATTTGGTGACCTGAAATGTTTGCAAATTGGGTATTGATTTGAAGTGTATCTGAGGAATAGTTCATTTTGGGAATGTTTGCTGGTTAGTACAGATTATATGGTAAAAGGAATTTATGTAGGGTGAAGAGATTTGTAGGGTGGATTGGATTGGAAGATGGGAAGTTGATGAGGCGGATTACCTATAAGTAGGAGTTTGTTTGCAAAATTCTAGTCTTTTGTTACAAGTTTCTTTATGATTATTGCTTTTAAGTATGAATATTTATCtgtttgttttaaatatataaaatcaacTAGTCTTGATAACCGGTGCTCTCAGGTAATGTGGTTAAGGAatctataaatagaaaatttgtcttgaacaatcttttaacaaaaaaactacTCAATTATCTCGAAaatatcacttatttatattttttaattgtaatgtCTAATAAGTGTATTTAACAACTACTACCCAAcaatcgaaaaaaaaaacactcaatgATCTCgtgaataattttatattattttcatgtCATTTATGGAATgttaaattataacataaatattttattttattattattattagtataaaCAAAGTTGTGGGGTCCATATACATGCAAGAGAGAAATAATGCGATATAAACTTCTCTTCTCAAtagcaatttcttttttaagagACTTAGCTAAGAAGAAAAAGAGTTACATGCCATTAGACAAATTATCACCCCTTAAAGATGTTATTAGAACATTTGTTAAAGCATTAAAATAAGTTTGATTGTccctttttctcaaaataattgactttgtttaattataaacacaagtatttacataatatatattgattacatccttttattgaaaagaactccctccgtcctaaattataagaagaagaaaaaaaatcacacttattaagaaaactaaaacataagaatttaaagtatagttttttgtgttttctttagaAAAGGTTTTATAGGaaaatgtaaaaacaattttcattggttattagttatgaaaaaatgaaagagagagaaaattgaatgtaatttgtatttaattttatgagaataaacaaaaaaaatcttgaaaaagataaaaatttgtcctttttgcttatattttgggacaaagaaaatgtgtttttt harbors:
- the LOC11444405 gene encoding cytochrome P450 86B1; protein product: MHFHIPYLSNTMTKSSNINFTSSNSSSSSSSSSPLAAANFNFNMIYSISLSLLQDIQILEILIAITLFIIIHSLRQKNHHGLPIWPFLGMLPSLINGLRTNLYEWITDILNKQNGTFRFKGPSFSSLNCIVTSDPRNLEHLLKTKFINFPKGTYFRNMVRDLLGDGIFSADDEIWQKQRKTASIEFHSTKFRNLTTDSLFELVHSRLLPVLDESVDKRAVTDLQDILLRLTFDNVCMIAFGVDPGCLSQKLPEIPFAKAFEDATEATVLRFVMPTCAWKFMRLLNLGVERKLKKSIKGVDEFAMNVIRTRKKELSLEVDEKKQRSDLLTVFMKMKDENGSAYSDKFLRDICVNFILAGRDTSSVALSWFFWLLDQNHEVEEKILEEICKVVSQRNDIKKEEFENSLIFRPEEIKKMDYLHACLSETLRLYPSVPVDHKEVVEDDTFPDGTILKKGTKVIYAIYAMGRMESIWGKDCREFKPERWLKDGRFMSESAYKFTAFNGGPRLCLGKDFAYYQMKYVAASIIYRYHVKVVENHPVEPKIALTMYMKHGIKVNLYRRDAAEIQKHLI